The window AAAAAAGTGGGCGGCTCAGTGGCTTGAAGGCCCTGGTGGGTCAAGGAATTGTTGGCGTCGAGGTTCTAGAAGGAGTGAGCAGGAAAGACAGCAGGTAGTGGTAGGAGAATATGGCACACTTGATATTATGCGGGGGAAGGGGACAATTATTCTTAATGATAAGGTCTAGGAAATAAGCCATGAGTGGCTGAGGTAAGGTGGAGGACAAGGACCATAGAAGGACAGGAAGGGTACTGCGAAGATTGTGTGTAGTTGAACTCACCAAATCATCCTCGAGACCCTAGATAAAGCGCGGGACTGGAATTCAGCCAGACTTGGATTTGGTGCTCCTCTTTCCTACTGCAGGGCCCTCTATAAATCACTTGGCTTCCCTGAGCCCAGTTTCTTCACCCTCAAAGTGAGAGATCAGTTCTGAGATTATGTTCTGAAAATTGATCGAGAAAACGAGTGGAAAGCACTTAGCGTGGTTCCAGGCACACAGAGTGTCCTCGGTAGTGTCGGCTGATAACGTAGCTGCACAGCAGCCCCCCAGAAGGCTTTCGTCTGGGGTCCCAGAGCTGAGCAGGAGCCAGTGTAGGATCCAAGACTCTCCCCAGGACCCCTTCTCCTTCCCAACCACCTCAAATCCTAGAAGATATGGATAGCAGAGCTTGACTCCTATTTCACTTCCACTTTATAGAatagaaaactgaggcccagacaggGAGGAGGACTTAGCTCTGTCTCCAAGACTTAATTATCAGAGAGAGTCAGTTCTGTTTTAAAATCGGTTGGTGTCAGAATTAAAGATAGGAAATTTGCTGCAGGGGCAAGGACTCACATACCACATTTGAAAGCCAACTGAACTCTTCAAGATGTATCCCTACTGCCAGTTCCCTGCATTTCCAGGACAATTAAAAGCTGGATTTGGTGACAGTGACAGAAAGCCCCCACTGAGTATGCCCCTGCTTTCTCTCAGATTCCTACACCCACACCCCCAACATGGTGCTGTTTAGGTCAGATGTCTGGACAAACATTAGAACAATTAGCTTTGGGTCTAGAAGTGTCAACAGAAGGGTGATTCACAATGCATGAATTTGCTAATTGCTCTTTCTAGCCTagacagaaggaaggagagaggaaaagggagcCCCAGATTTTCTTCCTTGGAGAATTTTATTCATGTGGGTAGGTTTGACAGTGCACCAGCCTGCGCCCATTAAGCCCTGCTGCCTGCATGGTCTCCAGCCTTAGCTAATCCCCTTGGAGTAAATCCTTCCTGTTTTCGGGATCCccgtttccccatctataaagtAGGAAGAGGTGGAACAAAATAATTGTGGAAGGCCCTCCCAGCTCTGGACCTTCAGAGTTCTAGGAATGTATGAGCCTTACACCTCTCACCCAGGGAGAAGCGGATCCAGTAGACCCAAAGGAAAAGTCACTTCCTAACGTCACTCTTACTGTCTCGTTCTCtctcttatacacacacacacacacacacataattgctctctctctcacatccccctgttttattttcttcgcACTGTCTGAAATCTTATTTGTTTACTTGACTGTTGTATTTCTACACTAGAATATTAGCTCTAGAAGGGCAGGAACCTTGCCCCGTTATATCTCAAGACTTAGCCCAGCACTGGCACATAGCAGATACCCAGTATATGTTggctgatgaatgaatgagtgaatgaatgaatggattttgtAGGTCAGGCCTGCGCAGTGCCAAAAATGATTCTGTGATATCTGCCAACTCCtctaaaagaaacagctgaaaaATAGGGCCCTGAAGTTGAGAGATCTGTATGTCTTGTGTGGATGCTGGTTGCAGGACCTGTCCATGACATTTGACCTGTCTAAGCCTcgatttctttatctgtaaaatggagataatgatccCATGTCTTAAAGTGTATTTTCAGGAACTCAAGATCAAGTATTTAAAGTAATAGATATTCAGTAACTATTCCTTTGTTTCCCTTCCTATCCCTCCTCCCCTGGGGGATGGAGGTGGAGGTAAGGACAATGCTGTGATTGAGCCTCAAGCTCTTACATCAGTAGCCTCAGGGAAACTGGGTAGGTCAAGGACTAGAAGAATCTGGGCTCAGTTAGAAGGAGGTTTCTTATCTATGTCTTATCTTTCAAGAGAAGGTAAAGCAAAACAGCAGGCAGCTGTGCTAAGGACAGTGAAAGGGTCATGAAGCCAAGAAGTGGAGTAGGCAGCAGAATGTTCTCCCTGGGGGCCAGAGAAAGCCTCTGGAACCAGGTAAGTTGGGGGAAGGGGACCAGGGGAGGATTTCTCCTGGGCTGCCCCCAGGAAAATCAAATGCCTGCTCTGGGCTGGTCTGGTTCTAGTCCCAAATCTGTCAGAGTGATCTTGAGATGTACTTTACCGTTTCTAGGTCTTAGTTTAACACCTGCCTTACAGAGAAATGGAGAATGCTAGAATATTTAATGTGATATAGTTAGGAAATAAGCTTTCTCTTCTAGGCTTTGGAAAATGGGAGAGAAAACCATGTAAACATATATGTCATTGGgacatctgaaaatgttttaccaAATGTAAAGaaccaaatcaaaatttaaaagtatctACTGAGCACCTTCTCTGGAGCAGAAGAAGAAAGGGTGActcagagaagccaagtgagttGCCTGTAGGTGCACCGGACCTGAGAAAGCTGAAAAGTGGCTGGTAAAGCAGCAGACCAGGTCGAGAGAACGGCCTGTGCAGGGAAGACTTAGCCAGCCGCCCAGAAAGCCCCACCCTCAAGGGGTGCGGAAGACTTTATTCCAGCTGCCCTCTATCCTCCAGCCCCAGAATGGCCCGGGGTCTGCGCAGGTGCGTGCGCCGCCGATTCTATGGCCCTGGTTCAGGACCAGGGATTGGGCTTGTTCGCAGTGTGACCTTGGGGGAATCACGATCCCTCTCTGAGCAAATTTCTCCACCCTAAGCGGATGCAACGCCTGTCACGCGGTGGTTTAGAGGCCAATCGGGACAGCGCGTTAGAAAGCATCTACCTCAGTATACACAGTCTGTTACCTTTCCTCGATCTCTTTCTCTGGAAAATTGCCGGAGGGGAGGAGAAGAGCTGCGTGGAGTTGAGCAAGGGAAGCAACATCTCTGGGCTTCTGAAAATAGCAGATAACCAGGCCAGGCGATTTATAAACTCCTGCCAGCGcctcttcccacccccaccccccaccccccaaaaacacCCTCTGGAATTCTCAGTGGTCCAACTATATAAACTCCATAGCTCACCTCCCACCCATCTGCCCCTGGAGGGCACTGTCCCTTTAAGTCCAAATCCTGCCTCCTTCGGGCCAATCACAGTGGACAGAAGTTCTGTAAGGACCAAAGGAGGGAATTCAGCCGGAGAAGAAGAGCGGGGCAGGGGTGTGTCTTCCAGCCAATCGGAATCTCGCTATCGGCCAGCAATTCACGTAAAGGCCCTGCTGGCCAATGGCGGGGGCGTCGAGAGGAGAGGCGACTCCCCTTGTGTGACAGCTGCCTGGACCAATGGGGACGTCGCCCGCGGCCTATAAGAGTCAGCTGGGCCCGGGACGGTAAGTCCCTGGGTCGGTTAGTCGTCGCCGTCGGAGCTGTGCCCTGCGTTGTCCCTGCCGCCCCGTTCCTGCATCCGCGCCCCCCGCCTTGGCCCGGCCCAGCCGCTCTCCCTGCCCTCCTCGCCATAACCATCCCCGGGTTTCTGCCGTCGGGGCCCCGGGGTCTGGCGGATGATGCCGTCGGAGGGCGGAGCTGAGCGCCGGGATGGGGCGGCCGCGCAGGTGGGGACGGCTGCGGCTTCGGCGGTGGCCAAGGCCGCCCCGGCAGGCGGCGGCCCCGACCCGGAGGCCTCGTCGGCCTCCTCCGGGCGATACATGAGCAGGCTGAGCTGGCCGCAGGTGCAGCGGCTGGACGCGCTCCTGAGCGAGCCGATTCCCATCCACGGGCGCGGCAACTTCCCCACGCTGAGTGTGCAGCCCCGGCAGATCGTGCAGGTGAGCGGGtgctgggtggggctggggggacaGGGGGCGTGCGGGGGTGGGGTACTTATCCTAAGGTTTCGTGGCCAAATGGCGCTCGGAGTCTCTTCCATTTGCTGAACAgcttgggaaactgaggccccgagAGGCGGGGAGAGGCTGTAACAGAATCGCACAGCATGTAATGGTGTACGAGACCTCTCCCCTTGTGCCTCAGAATCCCGCCCCATTTGGCGTTCGGTCCTCCTTATATTGGGGATCCCTGATTTCCTCCGGACCCCTGACCCAGACCCTGGCTGGGAGCGGGCGACAGCCCAGCCTTCAAGGACAAAAGATGCCAGGCTGCCTGAAATGGGAGGTGTGCGTGCCTGGGTCCAAAATAGCTTTTAATCTCCAACTCCAGATCCCTGGACCTCAGCACCTTTCCGTATCTCAAGGTTCTAAGGACAGACTCTAACCTTGCTCCTATAGCCCTTGATTTAAGACCCCCTTCCCCCTCAGGTGAAAGGGCACCAAAAGGAGAAATCCTGGTGCCAAAAGAAGTCCCCACAGGGGCTCTGTCCCTCTTTGCTGAGATTGTTGCCTCAGGGCAACATCATTTGTCAGTTTAGGTGTTTCTAAATAGAATGAAGGGCAGCCCTCCCCCCAGACTCCCAACCCCTCCCTTTACCTGACCTCCAGTGACCCCAAAACTGCTCTTTTATCTTTAATCCAGGCACTTTCATGTCCTGAAGCACCTGAGTGTGGTAATTGCCGTACCCATTTTATAGctggggaagctgaggcccaAAGAGTAAAGAGGGCTCCCTAAGATTACCTGACAAAGAGGCAAAATCAAACGCAGGAAATCTTGGGTCATCCAAGTGACCTGGTGGCACAGGTTCAAGGTTTTCCCACTCCTTCCCTGGCTCCTAACATTCAACGTCTAGATTTTAGAGGAATCCTCTGGAAGAGCCCAGAGCATCCAAATACAATTCCTGCATATTCCTTTCTGGAGAGGGAGCTGCATCAGCTAGGTGAAGCAGTCCATTCCCTTATCTCCTGCTGCCTTAGTCCCCAGCAGAGGGGAAGGAGGGGTGCCTGCTTCAGGATTGCCTTGCCCTCTCTTCCAAGGAATGGGAGGCAGTGGGGCAGATTCTCCAGGGCTGACTCAGCCTCTGTGGTGCTGGCTGAGGCATTCCTTGGCTGCCCGCTGTCATCTGAGTGATTAGGAAACCATTTTGGGCTTTTCTAACCAGGACATCGGGACAACTCACAGTTCCCCAGCTATTGCACCTCTGCAGGGTCAGTTTCTCTGgtgcctgctctgtgccaggcactgttgggGTACTATGTGACTGGGACCCAACCTCCCTGCCCTCCAAGCATTCCCTGCCTGGTTGGGGAGGCTATGGAGCACTAGGAGCTGCCTTTACCAGGGTTATAGTAGGACAGTGTCCTCCTAGACGGTTCAGAGAGCAAGGAACTGTTGGCTGGGCATGGAGGGATAATGGCAACTTCTGAGCAGAACTGGGAGGGAGGTTGGACACATAGATTCAGGGCCTGGACTGCTATCGGTTCCCTTTCTTGGGACCAATGTACCATCTCTTTAGTGGGGGGTAGGTTGGACTGTACTCCAACATTCTCTGGTTCAAGCATCCAGAGGGAACCCTTTACCTGCCCTGTACAGCTTTCTTTCCACAGGTAAGAAAGTTCAATTACTGGCAGCTTCAGAAGGTGTGGGGGTGTGTACAGGAGGTGCTAGTTGTTGACTCTAGGCATCTCACTAGTGCTGAGTTGTGAGAACAAGCTCAAGAATTACAACtattttccccctctctcccccacaAAGCTTTTCCTACAGCTGGAGATGTTGTTCTTGTTTGTACCTGGGCTTAGGGGACCaggaccaccccccacccccccgctaTGGGGTACCCTGCTTGTAACTCTGGGAAACCTAGTTCTTAAGCTCTGAAGCTCTGCAGCTTactggctttgtgaccttggacaagtccttTGCCCTTCTTGGACCCAGAGGCCTGAATTAGACAATCCTAGAGATCTGATCTCTGCAGTTGCAGCCAGAGAACCTGCATTAGGTGGCTCTGGATGTGACTGTTGCAAGCTTGCTGGCCGACAGCACCCATAGTCTCCTTGCACGCCTCAGCAGCTGCCCCGGGAGCACACACCTCCCCTGTGTCTCAGGGGAGGGCCTTGGCACGAGTGAAGGGAGGACATAGGCACTGCCCCCTCCATGGCTGGAAAGTCTGATTCAGGAGGCTCCAAGCGGCTCTGCAGTTGCTAGGCGTGGCAGTATCTGGGAAAGAGACAACTGCCTCTGGCTGGCTGACACAGCCAGCCCCATGGCCCTGACGCAGGAGATTTAACAAGGGTACTGCTACTTACTCATCAGGCCATAtgccaggccctggggtgggCACTGAATAAGGCTCAGTCAGCTCTAATGGGTCTTAAGGAGTTAGTTTGCTCTTCAGGTCTGGCAGGGTCCTTGGGCTGAGGTCCTTGACCCCCCTCCTTTCCTTGGCCTACACAGGCACAGCTGCCAGTTGACAAAGTGTAGGTAAGTCCCACAGGCTGGACCCTAACAAATGGCCCTCTACGTGCAGCCTCCCCTGTATGTCTGGCCACGGCACCCCTGAGGCCCCCTCCCCAAGCCTCAGCTATTTCAGCTCTGGGCTCCGGGGTCTTGCAGGTTGCCCTCACTTTAACATTTTGAAAGTTTCTAATCTCTGCCCCTTCTGAATCCTGGCACTATAATATGATCTTGGGCAGATGACTTCACTTGTGAtagccttggtttccccatccgACATAAAATATGGAAATCATAAAGCTTTCCCTATAGGTTCTGGAGAGCAGGTCCAGTGCTTGGCGTGGAATAGGTGCCCAGCCAGTGTTATTCCCCCTGCCCCAGGTTCCTCTGTTTTGTCCCCTGTAGCTCTGACCTTGCCCTGAATGGGGTCGTCCTCCCCATTCCCGGAAGCCTTCCTAGAGGGAGCCGCCCGCCTCAGATTGCCCCACTGTGGTTTGCCTCCTCAGCACTTAGTTGCATTCTTTGTAGTAATTCCCTGGGAGGTGAGGAGGGCCAGGTGCTGACTTGGCAGCAAGGCGGGGCTCCTCCAGGCAGGAATGCTGCCTGGTCACTTTCAGGGGCAGTGGGCAAGGCACTTTGCTGAGAAAACTGAATGTCAGGCCCCATCAACACTTCTCCCTACCTGTGCCTTGGGGTCCAGGGAGATGCCTTTGGCTAAAGGGATGGGTGCCAGATGTCCTGTTGTCAGGCCTGGGGGCTGTCCTTCACCTGTTTGTCCTTGACTCCAGAGGCTTCCTGAGGTCTCCACCCAGCCCCTCTCCTAAGAACAGAGAGGGCCTGGGATTTAATTTACAGCCTTACCACTTGTGAGCAACTTCCCCTCTAAACCTTGATGTTTCATCGCTctaagcctcagttccctcatctgtaaaatgagtacaCTAAGTATAGTAACATTTACCTCGCTGGGTCCTTGtaaagatgaattaaaatgagtGCATCATAGTCAGAAGAATGCATGGATTTTAGAATCCGGCTGACCCAGGTTTTATTCGCAGCCTGGTTCCTCGGTGACCTTAGGTACTTTTCTTAATCTCTAAGCCTCAGGTTCCTCCTTTCTAAATTGAGATAATAGTACTCAAACACAAAATTATTATGAGAGTTAATGTAGTGATGCAATGAACTGCTGACCATATTCCCAAGACATTGAGCACCTAGCACCATGCCTAACAGTTTTAGAAAGATTGGAGTAGCCTAGCAGATTAGACATGGACTCGGCCTGAGTTTAGTTCCCAAGTTCCCAGCTCTGCATTcagcagctgtgtgaccttaggcaactTACTTGGCTTCTGTACTACCATTTCTCCATTTTTGCAGTGGGAATAATAGTCCCTacttcataggattgttgtgCAGATTGAGTTTATGTCTTATTGTTTCTCAATGTCTTATTGTTTAAAGTGCTTCGAGCCTGGTGCTTAGTTCTGTGCATGTATTTGCCATCATTGTTAGTCTTTGAGTCATTCCTCTAAATGGATCATTCGCCAGATTAGGAAACCCAGGCTCAGAGAGTTAAATAACTTTCCAGAGGCCCAATAGCTGATAAGTGGTCAACTGTGGTTGATGCTGCTGCGATTATTACCTGGAGATCCTGGGGGCCCAGGATCCTGACatctctcttcccccacccccccccctcaCTCTACCCCCCGCAGGTTGTCCGCAGCAGCCTGGAGGAGCAGGGGCTGCGCGTGCACAGTGTGCGTCTGCACGGCTCTGCCGCCAGCCACGTGCTGCACCCTGAGAGCGGCCTGGGCTACAAAGACCTGGACCTCGTGTTCCGCGTGGACCTGCACAGTGAGGCGTCCTTCCAGCTGACCAAGGCGgtagtgctggcctgcctgttggaCTTCCTACCAGCTGGCGTGAACCGGGCCAAGATCACGCCGCTGACACTCAAGGAGGCCTACGTGCAGAAGCTGGTGAAGGTGTGCACGGACAGAGACCGCTGGAGCCTCATCTCGCTGTCCAACAAGAGTGGCAAGAACGTGGAGCTCAAGTTTGTTGACTCAGTGAGGCGCCAGTTTGAGTTCAGCGTGGACTCTTTCCAGATCATCCTGGACTCCCTGCTGCTCTTTGGCCAGTGCTCATCCACGCCCATGTCTGAGGCCTTCCACCCCACCGTGACAGGCGAGAGCCTCTACGGGGACTTTGCCGAGGCCCTGGAACACCTGCGGCAT of the Tamandua tetradactyla isolate mTamTet1 chromosome 2, mTamTet1.pri, whole genome shotgun sequence genome contains:
- the TENT5B gene encoding terminal nucleotidyltransferase 5B, translating into MMPSEGGAERRDGAAAQVGTAAASAVAKAAPAGGGPDPEASSASSGRYMSRLSWPQVQRLDALLSEPIPIHGRGNFPTLSVQPRQIVQVVRSSLEEQGLRVHSVRLHGSAASHVLHPESGLGYKDLDLVFRVDLHSEASFQLTKAVVLACLLDFLPAGVNRAKITPLTLKEAYVQKLVKVCTDRDRWSLISLSNKSGKNVELKFVDSVRRQFEFSVDSFQIILDSLLLFGQCSSTPMSEAFHPTVTGESLYGDFAEALEHLRHRVIATRNPEEIRGGGLLKYCHLLVRGFRPQPSTDVRALQRYMCSRFFIDFPDLVEQQRTLERYLEAHFGGADAARRYACLVMLHRVVNESTMCLMSHERRQTLDLIATLALQALAEQGPAAAAALAWHSPGPDGVVPATVSYYVTPVQPLLARAHSYPTWLPCN